One Phaseolus vulgaris cultivar G19833 chromosome 4, P. vulgaris v2.0, whole genome shotgun sequence DNA window includes the following coding sequences:
- the LOC137837535 gene encoding protein SGT1 homolog A-like: MASDLEAKAKEAFVEDHFELAVDLLSQAIHLEPNKAELYADRAQGNIKLNNLTEAVADANKAIELNPSLPKAYLRKGTACMKLEEYQTAKAALETGASLSPDNSRFVNLIKECDKLIEEESYTTIPIQEKTIAQDVNPKDVQQQDDLPEQPPVAVNKPKYRHEFYQKHDQVVVTIFAKKIPKESITVEFGEQILSVSINVPGEDAYVFQPRLFGKILPSNCRYEVLSTKIEIRLEKAEPIHWTSLEFTRNVIVPLRVNASSVTASQRPSYPSSKQTRDWDKIEAQVKKEEKDEKLDGDAALNKFFREIYQDADEDTRRAMKKSFVESNGTVLSTNWKEVGSKKVEGSPPDGMELKKWEY; this comes from the exons ATGGCTTCCGATCTTGAAGCAAAAGCCAAAGAGGCCTTTGTCGAAGATCACTTCGAACTCGCAGTGGACCTTCTTTCTCAGGCAATTCACCTCGAACCAAACAAAGCCGAACTCTACGCGGACCGCGCTCAAGGCAACATCAAATTAAACAACTTGACTG AGGCCGTTGCTGATGCTAACAAAGCAATTGAATTGAATCCTTCTCTGCCAAAAGCATATTTGCGGAAAGG TACTGCATGCATGAAGCTTGAGGAATATCAGACTGCCAAGGCTGCTCTGGAGACTGGTGCTTCGTTGTCTCCAGACAACTCAAGATTTGTTAATTTAATCAAAGAGTGTGATAAGCTCATTGAAG AAGAATCTTATACCACCATACCTATACAGGAAAAAACCATAGCACAAGATGTTAATCCAAAAGATGTTCAGCAACAGGATGATCTTCCAGAGCAGCCACCAGTTGCAGTGAATAAACCTAAATATAG GCATGAATTCTACCAGAAACATGATCAGGTGGTTGTAACCATATTTGCAAAGAAAATCCCCAAAGAAAGCATTACTGTTGAGTTCGGCGAACAAATA CTAAGTGTTAGTATTAATGTCCCAGGGGAAGATGCATATGTTTTTCAACCTCGCTTATTTGGAAAG ATTCTACCCTCCAATTGCCGGTATGAAGTTTTGTCAACCAAAATTGAAATTCGCCTTGAGAAAGCAGAACCTATTCATTGGACATCTCTTGAATTCACCAGAAACGTTATAGTTCCACTGAGGGTTAATGCTTCTTCGG TTACTGCAAGTCAAAGACCTTCTTATCCATCCTCAAAACAAACCAGAGATTGGGACAAGATCGAAGCTCAAGTCAAGAAAGAG GAGAAAGATGAAAAACTTGATGGTGATGCTGCATTGAACAAGTTTTTCCGGGAAATATACCAAGATGCAGATGAGGATACAAGAAGGGCAATGAAAAAGTCATTT GTGGAGTCTAATGGAACTGTGCTGTCTACAAACTGGAAAGAAGTGGGGTCAAAGAAGGTGGAGGGAAGTCCTCCTGATGGCATGGAGTTGAAGAAATGGGAATATTAA
- the LOC137836478 gene encoding uncharacterized protein, with protein MTSSSRQSDGEEKDFNVRVRHTVQIEYIVEVNRRLTSFQREKIQQTPFKWIAEVEDIMQISSTVLRELLSRWNGSKQSFMFREKLVPLSLMDICVGLGLRVGGEVVNLEDDTEGLVNQLFAGEDINVCNIMKKMSDEKFRLRQNVDDFCRLYILLSFVVFYFPRSYKNFCSFPFRLLDNLDALHMYNWGGAVHESVVSSITRASKVYYQQKNPCEIYLVGCVAVLQLWAVEHVGLGKAGNNSRFPRFLQWSCVNLRSRKIHDAFLLAEISWEWPLTEEERRLDIVIEAVRVSSHEKHECTGPSFSEWETIVQQHELSQKQIMANDKRLCDLQKEIRILQEQVHQVNHWSLVIPCTEDQPSARAEDKGSGAEDIPLDEMKIYTIMCSLQGLYLNRVVVDIKNLILTGADLHSLSPRSRVNDMVMLFATGFFMLDEYHRTGGIDRFCFNSFFASRVIKEMTMSPTIWQKKDYMSFYKKGFFELEGLSQCEFVFVPTIYRDHWWCYVLNRDTMELHVLDSLPGCIVERTEIDKAMVNQLEQLFLYVDNVAQTTSPPIQIVYERLPSQPNTYDFGVIVIKYMEIWNGRDDFDGKTMPHYTTEDLQVLRREMLCKWLFDPRNIYRDNILTDLKLNGEH; from the exons ATGACTTCAAGTTCAAGACAAAGTGATGGTGAAGAAAAGGACTTCAAT GTTAGAGTGAGACACACAGTGCAAATAGAGTACATTGTTGAAGTGAACCGTAGGTTGACTTCTTTTCAACGAGAAAAGATACAACAAACTCCTTTTAAGTGGATTGCTGAAGTAGAAGACATAATGCAAATATCAAGTACCGTTCTAAGAGAactcctaagtagatggaatgGGAGTAAGCAAAGTTTTATGTTTAGGGAAAAATTAGTTCCTTTATCACTTATGGATATCTGTGTGGGGCTGGGATTGCGTGTTGGGGGGGAAGTTGTAAATTTAGAGGATGATACAGAAGGGTTGGTGAATCAGTTGTTTGCCGGAGAGGACATTAATGTATGTAATATTATGAAGAAAATGAGTGATGAAAAATTTAGGCTGAGACAAAATGTTGATGATTTTTGTAGGTTATACATTTTGCTTtcatttgttgttttttattttcctagGAGTTATAAGAATTTTTGTAGCTTTCCTTTTAGACTTTTAGACAATTTAGATGCACTCCACATGTACAATTGGGGGGGTGCAGTTCATGAATCAGTTGTTTCCAGTATAACTCGGGCTTCCAAAGTATATTACCAACAAAAGAATCCGTGTGAGATATACTTAGTTGGTTGTGTTGCTGTATTGCAG CTGTGGGCAGTTGAACATGTTGGGCTGGGCAAAGCGGGAAATAATTCTCGTTTCCCTCGATTTTTGCAATGGTCGTGTGTAAACCTTCGGTCAAGAAAGATACATGATGCTTTTTTATTAGCTGAG ATTTCATGGGAATGGCCCTTGACTGAAGAAGAACGACGACTGGATATTGTTATTGAAGCCGTACGTGTTAGTTCACATGAGAAACATGAATGTACTGGCCCTTCTTTTAGTGAATGGGAAACAATTGTTCAACAACATGAACTTTCCCAAAAGCAAATTATGGCCAATGACAAGAGGCTATGTGATCTGCAGAAGGAAATTAGAATTCTGCAAGAACAAGTGCACCAAGTAAATCATTGGTCATTAGTAATTCCTTGTACTGAAGACCAACCTAGTGCTCGTGCTGAAGACAAAGGCAGTGGTGCTGAAGACATACCCCTTGATGAAATGAAGATATATACAATAATGTGTTCATTGCAGGGACTGTACTTAAACCG TGTTGTTGTTGACATCAAAAACCTGATATTGACTGGGGCTGACTTGCATTCATTAAGTCCCAGGTCAAGAGTTAATGACATG GTTATGTTATTTGCAACTGGTTTCTTCATGCTTGATGAATATCATAGAACTGGAGGGATTGACCGCTTttgctttaattctttcttTGCG AGTCGCGTGATCAAAGAAATGACCATGAGTCCCACAATTTGGCAGAAGAAGGACTACATGTCGTTTTATAAAAAGGGTTTCTTTGAATTAGAAGGGCTATCACAGTGTGAATTT GTGTTTGTCCCCACGATTTATAGAGACCATTGGTGGTGCTACGTCCTGAATCGTGATACTATGGAACTGCATGTTTTGGATTCCCTTCCTGGATGTATTGTCGAACGTACAGAAATTGACAAAGCAATG GTCAATCAACTTGAACAGTTGTTTCTTTATGTTGACAATGTTGCTCAAACAACCAGTCCTCCTATTCAAATTGTATATGAACGTCTTCCTTCCCAACCAAACAc GTATGATTTTGGGGTTATAGTAATCAAATATATGGAGATATGGAATGGGAGAGATGACTTTGATGGCAAGACGATGCCACATTACACTACG GAGGATCTCCAAGTTTTGCGACGAGAAATGCTGTGCAAGTGGCTATTTGATCCTCGAAATATATATCGAGATAATATTTTGACGGATTTGAAGTTGAATGGTGAACATTGA